The Streptomyces sp. ICC1 DNA window CCATCGCCTCCACCCTCGGCCGGCACTCCAACGACCACATGGTCTCCTTCTACGCCCAGGCCCCCGGCGGCTTCCAGGTCGAATACGGCTGGGACGGCCTGCTCGTCGACCCCGCCACCTGGACCGCGAAGGAGATCACCGCCGACAGCTTCTGGGGCCACCAGTGGAACGGCTGACCGGGCCCGCCGCGGTGGACCCCGCCGCCTTCCGCGAGGTCCTCGGAGCCTTCGCCTCCGGCATCACCGTCGTCGCCGCCCTCGCGGAAGACGGCCGCCCCGCGGGCCTGGCCTGCCAGTCCTTCGCCTCCCTGTCCCTGGACCCGCCGCTGGTCCTGCTCTGCGTCGGCAAGGGCTCCTCCAGCTGGCCCAAGGTCCGCGCCGCCGGCCGGTTCGGCGTCAGCATCCTCGCCGAGGAGCAGCGCGCGGTGTGCGAAGCCCTCGGCCGGCGCGGCGAGGACAAGTTCGCCGGAGTCGACTGGGAGCTCTCCGCCCACGGAGCCGTCCGCGTCAAGGGCGCCCTCGCCACCGTCGACTGCGCCCTCGAAGAGGTCCACGAGGCGGGCGACCACCACCTCGTCACCGCCCGGGTCCTCGAACTGAGCGCCCGCGACGGCGGATCACCCCTGCTGTACTACCGCAGCGACTACGCCACGGGAGCCTTCGGATGACAAGCGAGTACGCCTACGACGTGGTCGTCGTCGGATCCGGCGCCGCCGGGTTCGCCGCCGCCGTCACCGCCCGGCTGCGGGGCCTGAGCGTCCTCGTCGTCGAGAAGACCGACAAGTACGGCGGCTCCACCGCCCTGTCCGGCGGCGCCGTCTGGGTCCCCGGCAACTTCCACCTCGACCGCGCCGGCCTCGCCGACACCCGCGACAAGGCCCGCGCCTACCTCGACGCCACCGTCGGCGACCGGGTCCCGGACGCCCGCAAGGACGCCTACCTCGACCACGGGCCGCGCATGGTCCGGGAGTTCCACGACCGCACCGAGATCCGCTTCATGTACACCCCCGGCTACCCGGACTACTTCCCCGAGGCCCAGGGCGGCATGGCACAGGGCCGCTCCGTCGAGCCGTGCATCGCCGACTTCAGAAGCCTCGGCGACTTGGCCGGCTCCATGCGCCGGGCCGGACTGCCCACCTACGGGCTGACCATGACCTCCTACGACTTCCGCTTCCTGAACATGGTCGGCCGCACCTGGGCCGGCAAGCGGCGCTCCGTCCGGGTCGGCCTGCGCGCGCTCGGAGCCCTGGCCACCGGCCGCAGGCTCCTCTCCCTCGGCGAGGCGCTCATCGCCCGCATGCGGCTCTCCCTGGACCGGCTGGGCGGCGACCTGTGGCTGTCGGCGCCCCTGACCGGCCTGACCACCGACCCGGCCGGGCGGGTGAGCGGCGTACGGGTCCTGCGCGCCGGGCGGGAGGTGACCGTGGCGGCACGGGGCGGAGTGGTCCTGGCCGCGGGCGGCTTCTCGCACGACCAGGAGCTGCGCGAGAAGCACCTGCCCGCGCCCACGTCCACCGCGTGGACGCACGCCGCGGAGGGCCAGAACGGCGACGCCCTGCGGCTGGGAGGGGAACTGGGAGCCGCCACCGACCTGCTGGACAAGGTGTGGGGCGCGCCGTCGGTGTGCCCGCCGGGGGAGAAGCCCTTCTTCCTCGTCGCCGACCGGGGCATCCCGGGCATGGTCATCGTCAACGGGGCGGGGGAGCGGTACGCCAACGAGGCCCTGCCCTACCACGCGTTCGTCGACCGGATGTACGCCGCCGACCGGCCCGGGGCGACGACCGTGCCGTCCTGGCTGGTCCTCGACGCCCGCTCCAAGTCCCGCTACCTCTTCACGGGCCTCTTCCCCGGACAGCCCTTCCCCAAGAACTGGCTGGAGAGCGGCTTCGTGAAGAAGGCCGACACCGTGGAGGAGCTGGCCCGCGCCATCGGCGCACCGGGCCTGCCCGCGACGGTCCACCGCTTCAACACCTTCGCGCAGGCGGGCGTCGACCGGGACTTCGGGCGCGGCGAGAGCGTCTACGACCGCTACTACGGTGACCCGACGCTGCCCAACCCCAACCTGGCGCCGATCGAGAAGGGCCCCTTCTACGCGGTCCCCGTGCACCCGGGGGACATCGGCACCAAGGGCGGACTGGTCACCGACACCGAAGGCCGGGTGCTGCGCGAGGACTGCTCGCCGATCGCGGGGCTCTACGCCGCGGGCAACTGCTCGGCGGCGGTGATGGGGGAGACCTACCCCGGGCCGGGCGCGACGATCGGACCCGCGATGGCCTTCGGATGGGCCGCCGCCAACGCGATCGCGCGCTCCCTGGAGGACTGAGAGCCCCGCCCGGCCCGGGCCCCGCCCGCCCGGTCCGTCCGCGGCGACGGGGACGGCGGCTGCGCAGACGGCTGCGGCTGCGGCAGCGGCGGCGACTGACCGCTCAGGTTTCGCACTCCAGCACCGTGCGGCACAGCCCGCAGCGGGCCCGGAGCGGACCGCGGCCGGCCGGCAGGCGCAGCCGCTGCCCGCACACCGGGCAGGGGAAGGCCACGCGCAGCCCGTCGGCGTGCTCCTCGAAACGGTACGCCGCCCCGTGCCGCGGAGCCGTCGCGCCCGCCCTGCGGTCCCGGAGGTAGCGGCGCCGCTCCGGTCGGCCGGCGGCCGCCAGGGGGGCCCGGGTCAGGTCCCGCCGGGCCAGGGCGCGGCCGCGCACGTACGCCTCGTACGCCTGCGGGCTGGTGAACCAGGCGGAGAGGTCCTCGCCGCCGAGGAGCAGCCCGCGCTTGGCGAGGACGAAGCCGAACTCCTCCGGGGTGAGGTAGCCGAGCTTCTGGTGGGTGAGCTCGTCCTCCCGGTAGGCGTCGAGCAGCAGCCAGCCCGCGCCGAGGCAGGCGGCGGCGGTGTCGGTGAGGATCTCGTTGTCCGCGGTGGCGGGAAAACGCAGGTCCAGGCGGTGCAGCAGGACGTGGGTGACCTCGTGGGCGAGGGCCGCCGCCAGATCGCGGCGGTGCGTGCGGAAGCGGTCGTTGACCTCGACGAAGTACTCGGGACCGGCCGTCAGTTCCACGGTGGCCGCCTCCTCCATCGCGCGGAAGCCCACCACGATGCGCGCGTCGGGCAGACGCAGCGCGCGGACCATCGCGGACGCCACCCGGTGCGCGCCGAGGTGGAGGTCGTCGGCGGCACCGAAGGCCGCGTCGGCGGGGGCGAAGGACGTGTCGTAGGCGCGGACCCCGTCGGCGGAGAGCCTCCGCACCAGTGCGGTGAGGGCCGTG harbors:
- a CDS encoding FAD-dependent oxidoreductase codes for the protein MTSEYAYDVVVVGSGAAGFAAAVTARLRGLSVLVVEKTDKYGGSTALSGGAVWVPGNFHLDRAGLADTRDKARAYLDATVGDRVPDARKDAYLDHGPRMVREFHDRTEIRFMYTPGYPDYFPEAQGGMAQGRSVEPCIADFRSLGDLAGSMRRAGLPTYGLTMTSYDFRFLNMVGRTWAGKRRSVRVGLRALGALATGRRLLSLGEALIARMRLSLDRLGGDLWLSAPLTGLTTDPAGRVSGVRVLRAGREVTVAARGGVVLAAGGFSHDQELREKHLPAPTSTAWTHAAEGQNGDALRLGGELGAATDLLDKVWGAPSVCPPGEKPFFLVADRGIPGMVIVNGAGERYANEALPYHAFVDRMYAADRPGATTVPSWLVLDARSKSRYLFTGLFPGQPFPKNWLESGFVKKADTVEELARAIGAPGLPATVHRFNTFAQAGVDRDFGRGESVYDRYYGDPTLPNPNLAPIEKGPFYAVPVHPGDIGTKGGLVTDTEGRVLREDCSPIAGLYAAGNCSAAVMGETYPGPGATIGPAMAFGWAAANAIARSLED
- a CDS encoding flavin reductase family protein, which encodes MERLTGPAAVDPAAFREVLGAFASGITVVAALAEDGRPAGLACQSFASLSLDPPLVLLCVGKGSSSWPKVRAAGRFGVSILAEEQRAVCEALGRRGEDKFAGVDWELSAHGAVRVKGALATVDCALEEVHEAGDHHLVTARVLELSARDGGSPLLYYRSDYATGAFG
- a CDS encoding zinc ribbon domain-containing protein; this translates as MTHNGRRGSPIEHGFPHLETVRTALTALVRRLSADGVRAYDTSFAPADAAFGAADDLHLGAHRVASAMVRALRLPDARIVVGFRAMEEAATVELTAGPEYFVEVNDRFRTHRRDLAAALAHEVTHVLLHRLDLRFPATADNEILTDTAAACLGAGWLLLDAYREDELTHQKLGYLTPEEFGFVLAKRGLLLGGEDLSAWFTSPQAYEAYVRGRALARRDLTRAPLAAAGRPERRRYLRDRRAGATAPRHGAAYRFEEHADGLRVAFPCPVCGQRLRLPAGRGPLRARCGLCRTVLECET